CCGGATCCCGGTCATTTGCCTGCACGCCGCCGCCGCCGGGCGGATTTCCCGCCTCTTTCAGCGCTGCGTCGATGCCGTCGCGTTTTCCCACGAATTAACGTCCCTTTTCGGAGGCGCTTTCCTTAGGATCGCGCCCCCCCTGCGGGACAAAATTAGTTAGAAGGGCGGTTTCTGCACCATTCGGCTAAAGGAACAGCGGTTACAGACCGGGTTACAATATTGAACAGATTATAAGGTTTATTATCAGTATCTTATTGAAAGCTGTAACCATGTAACCCGTGTTACCGCGAGTTTTAGCCTTATGCGCGCGAGCGCAAGCGCAAGGCCAATAGGCCGGTAACAAGGGTTACACGGTTACACCGGCCATTTTTATCAATGAAAAGAACGGGATACCCCGTTACCGATCGCGTTACCGCATGTCGCCAGCGCCGGTAACATCATCAGCACCCGTCCCTTCTTTTACTGCAGTCTTGGGGTCCGGGCAAGCGCCAATTGTTTCGCCCGCCACGGGTCCGGGTCCGGCCATCGGTGCGGGATGATGAGACGGGCGCGCGATGGCGCTTGCGCGCCAGGCGCGACACTGGCGGGCGCAATGGCTCGCTTTCGCTCGCGCGCGCCCTCTGGGTATCGTTTATGGGGTCTCGAGGTGGTCCAAAATTAAGGACAAGGGCAGTCGTGTGGACCGCTGCCGCCTGTCATCAAAATAGGTTGATGACGCTTCTGCGCCCGGCAAACGCCGCAACGCATATGACCACCGAAGATCATCAAACGGTGTATTCGCATACAGACGGACAAGGTACGGATGATTGAATGCAATATGCACAGATGCCTTACATTTGCAGCTTTTTACGGCAATGCCAGTGCGTCTCAGCCCAGCCTTATCTCCCTCAATTGCCGTCCTAATCTCTTCTGAAAGTACACTGAGTATATGGCTCAATGCTGCACGTCCGTCGCCTGATGGATCAGGTGGTGTGGCAATGCAGAAACTGTCGGCAGAGGGCAGCCCCAATTGCAGCCATAGCGCCCTCGCAGCGGCCTTGCCAAAGTACCGATGCGCACTGCGGACAGCTTCAAGCTTCCATTCTTTTTCGCGGATATCCACGTCATCACCGGCCTTTGGCGGCCCCGCATATTGGCCTGTGCGACGGATGTCAGGGAGGACTTCGTGATACAGCCAGCGCTGAAAGCGCTTGGCTGCGGGGGTTCGGGATCCGGCGATGAGCCGATAGACGCCCGGTTCGGATATGATGACCATGTCCTGGTCACCACCAGGGGTGTCGTGTTTTACGACCCCCTTTTCGTCGTCATCCAATCTTCGGATCGGATCGCGCGTGTTCGTATAATGCAGGGCTCGACACACATCCCGTGCGATGAACCAGGGCGCACCGCCCCTCATCAGGCTTCGGATAGGGAAGTCATCCTCAAATAAATGAACAATGAGACTGCTCATGCGGCGAAGCTCACAAACTGCGGCATCACCCGGTCACTCATTGAAGGAATGTGGCGATAGATCACGCCCAGCCCGGCGACACGCGACGAAATCTTCTGCTCTCGCTGCGCCAGGTCCTCCATCTGACGCTTGATCATGCCCTCGCTATGCTGGCTGACCATGCGGCCGTTCTGGCCCATCATGAGCGCCGCGAGAAGCCCTTGGCGCGCCATCTTCAACATCTCTAACTCAGCCAGCAATTTGGCCTGGCGTGGGGTGACCGGTTCAATCAGAGGGGTAAACATTTCCATGTCGGTTTCCTGTGGACAGAATGGCCGGCTCTGGCGGTTTTGAAGCCGCGCAAAATCCGGGGGTTCAAAAACCCGTCCACAGGATAAGGCCCCATACGCCTTTAGGCTTTCGCCCTGGACATGCGCGTACAGCCCCCGGAAATGTCCGCAAGATGACGCCTCTATCGCGTCACTCGCCTGTGGCAGAGTTTTGAAGCTCCGCGATCAGGTTGCGCGACTAATGCTAGGCTGTCAATGGTCGCGTGACCGCTCCAACCGTTTCAGATAGGGACGACAGGCCCCATAATTCCCAGCCAACAGCGTGTCTTCAATCACACCGCTGGCACTATCCACCTTCACTTCGACCCTGCATTTAAGGTTCGCCACGACCGGCGCGACGCTATCATTCGCCTTATAATCGAATACTTCCGCACGTCCATTGCTCCAGACATAGACCACTTTATCGTCAAGATGGATGTCGGCATCAGGCGTCCCGAGTATAGCGAACGCCTCCTTGCGATCCTGCCCATGTAGTTCCTTCAGGATCGTGACGCCCGGCTCGAATGAGACACAGGCGCTCAGAGCGAGGATGGCGGCTATTGCAACACATGGCTTCATGGAACCGACTCATGCGGAGGATTCTTGAAGAGTCAACCAAGACTGTTAAGAGCTCGACTAACCCCCATCCCTGCACCGCGCGCACCGCCCGCCGACAAGGCGCGGGCTGGGACGTTCGCAATCCTCACACTCGCCCGGCTCCCCCGGCGCCATCGACGCACGGGGTCGGGCCAGCAGGGCGGCCCGCTCGCGCTCGGCCATGTCTGCGGCTTCGTCTATAGGATCGGCGTAATTGGTCACGCCGCCCTCGCTTGGCTGATCCGGTCCCTGATAAATTCATCAAAGCCCGGCTGGTGTCGCAGGGCCATCAGCTGCCCGGCATTGATTTCCTGCACCCCAGCCTGCTTGGCCAGATCGCGGAAAAATTGCGCCTTGACCATGCGAATATCCTCAGCGTCCAGAAGGCGCTGGATCTTCCCCTGCACAGCCGTCGTCGGCATGTCGATGAACCAGCCAATACAGCGCGGGCTCCACATATTGCCGTAAAACCGGCACAGCCAGTCGACCTTGTTTTCCGTCCACGCCATTATGCACCCCCACAGGACAGGCGGCCTTTCAGCGGGCCGTGATAGGTGGCGTCCAGAATGCCATGATGACCGACCAGCGCCCGCGCATAGGCTTGCGCCACGTCGGCGCTGGGGGCGCACACCGTATAAAAGTCCGCCTGACGAAACCCGCCCCGATCCATGCCAAATTCAAACAGAAACCGGTCCGGCGGGGCAGGCACATAAGATGCCAGAGGCGACGGCGGCGACACGGGCCGGGCCGTCCGTATGCAGACAGGGTCAACCATTCTATTCATCCTCTCCTTTGAAAATAGAACTCAATGCAATGGAAATTCCGCTCTTGGGCGCGCCTGCACCGGTGCGCTGTTTACAGGTTGTAAAATTCGTGGACGGCATTTGTCTCAACGCGGCAATGGCCACCCCGGCCCCCGCCCATTTGGTCCCCTCAAAAAGGGGGTTGGTCGCCGCGCTCTTGGCCGGGAAAAACAGGCTCGCGTCATCTATGGACCATTTGCCCTTTGGCATGACGATCGACATGCCCACGATATTCAGCCGCTTGCGGACCAGTCTTATTTGGTCGTCCATGCCTTCATTATCGACGCGCAGCGTGTCGGCGCGCCATTCGCCCAGCAACGCAGATATGGACGGTGTGCCGGTGCGCTGCAGGACCTGCGGCGTGGCAGACAGGAGCTGGTCGAGGCAGTCCGCCCATTCCGATCCCGCCATTTCAAACTCGCGGAGGCTTTCTTGCGACAGCAATTCTGCCCAGTTTTTGCAATCCGCTTCGGTTGGCTCGTCATCATCGATGATGACATGGGCGCACCCGAGAAGCGTCCCGAACGTATCGCCGCCCCGGCCATCATGGCCGCCATATCGCTGCAGGGCTTCCTTGTACGCCCTGATTGCCCGGCGGACGCGCGGAAAATCGCAAACCATTCGGCTGAAAATGTCCGCACCAATCCCATTGACGAAACGCTCATCCTCCCAATCGCCTAATGGCTGCGGATTGTCCTTTTCATTCAGCGCACCCAATTCCAGAATAGCCATGCGGCTGACGTCGGCCGGGTTCAGCGGCGGGGGCAGGATGGATGCAAAAATGAACGATGAACGGACCTTGAACAGGACCGCGCCACCATTCGGATCAGCCCGGACGGTATTGCCCTCGCTGGACGCCTCGCGCGCCATGTCGATGATATCCTTGGCCCGGCGATTGTCCGTTGTCGCCTCAAATTCATCCAGGATTACGCCCGCACTGTCATTGTTCAGATAGCGTTTCAGGCCGGGGGCGGTCCCATTATCCACTTTCAGGCCCAGCCCGCCCATGATCCATTTCACGATCCACAGGAGCGAAGATTTGCCCGTGCCGCGCCCGCCGGTAATATAGATCATCGATCGCCAGTCGAGCGCGCCGGACAGAAAGGCCATGCCGATCCAGCCCAGAAGCAAATAGGGGTCGATCTCGGGGCGCTTCCAATTCCAGGACTTCAATTGCGCGTAGAGCAACTGGCCGGGGCCATCGTCACCGCCCGCTGGACTGTTCGCAGACGGCGGATTGATCGAAGGACGCTTGGGGTAGAGATAGCCGCCGATCTCCGTCGGGCGCTGGAACAGGCCGCCCGGCATGATCAGCTTGTCGCCCAGATGCACGATCAGCTCATTGTCATCGGTCCGCCAGCATCCGCGACCGCGCACTTTTTCAACCGTGTCCCATGCGCCGAAGGCTTCCATTTTCAGGGTGCAGGCGCATTTCAGGGCTTCGATGACCTCATTGCCTTCCCACTTTTTCTTGGTGTCATAGACGCGACCATTGTCCGTGGTCCTGAAATAGGGCCAGGCCCAGGCGGCATAATTTGCATAGGGCAGAAAAATATCCTGGATCAGCGCCGTTTCCTTGACGCTGCCAGAGATGACCGTGATTCCGCCTGACGCATTGAAAATATAATAATTGTCCCCATACCGCCCAAGCGGCACGACGGGACAATGGGGCGGCATACCCCATTCATCCGGCTCCCAACTGCCCGGCTCCATGCCCTTGAAGTTTTTGCCGATTTCAATGGCGTTCAGGGCACGGCGTAAATTGACGGCCTCGGTTGGCGTCATCCCGGCCTGCACACGGCGCTTGGCCTCGTTAAAATCGATCGGATCGTCAGCCATTCACCTTGTCCTGCAATAATTCGTTGACGTCTTTTTGCGCAAGCGGGCGCGTGACAGACACCGTCTTGGCCCCGGCGCGGTCGGCAAGGGTGTCCAGCGCCCGTTCAAGGTCGGCGCGCGACGTGCTATCCTGGGGGTCATTGTCGGCCACCACCAGATAATGGTCGCAGCACGCGAATAGGGGCGCATTGGCCAGATTGCTGATGGACCCCGCCGCCGTCACGCGGTCGTCGCGGTTGAACATGGCCCAGCTCAGCGCATCCTCTATCCCTTCGGTGATCACCTGCCGCCCTTCGCGGTGCCCGGCGGCATAGGCTTTCTCTGGGGAATAAGAGCTGTCGCCCTTGGCTAGCCGGATGGACGTGCCCTGAACATCCCCCCACATCATTTTCGCCTTGGGCAAGGTCGCCTTGCGCGGCTCATGGGGATGCAGGAATGTGCGGTGTACCGCCCGAATGCGCCCGTCGGGCCCGGACATGGCGGTCAGCAGACCAGGATAAAACTGACCGTCTGGGGCTTTCAGGGCGGGCGAAAAGCGCACCGCCTCCGGTGGACGCCGCAGCCAGTCCAGGCGGATGCCCCGCCCGCGCAGATAATCTTCTCCATGGGTGCCGGGGAGCGGCTGGCCCCGATTCAACCACCAGCCATAGGCTTTGCGCGCCTTCACCTCGCGGTCATCGGTCTGCGCCGGGGCAGGGGCGGGGCGCGCCGCAGCGGCCTTGCGGTATTGGGCAGCGCGCTCGGGGTCGCTCAACCCCAGCCACTGACGGGCCCAGGCAAAGGCTTCCTTTGCCCCGTCCGGCGGATAACAGCCAAATTCGGCGAAGGCGATCAGGTTGATCAGGTCGCCCTTGGCCGCCCGATCCCCAAAATCGACCCAGCGCCCCGCCGTTGCGCCCGCCACATCAATACAGATGGAACTGTCGCGATCCCCGCGCGCCAGCTTCGTGCCGGACGTGGTCGGGGGCCAGTAATGCACGCCGTCTCGACGCCCGCCGGGATACAGACGCTCGGCCAGCTCACCGGCGCGCTGTCGCAATCCCTCGCGGATCTCCGTGGTGTCCTGGCGCCGCTCCATCATCGCGCGCCCGTGACCGCATCGCTCAGCGTGTCCAGCATGGCCTCGACCTGGCGGTCAAAGTCATCGTCCCGCTCCATCGCTTCTTCGATGCCTTTGATATCCCGGTTGATCGATCGATAATGGCGCGGCGGCAGGACCCCAAGCTGGGCCTGCGTCTTCCCGCTGACCCCGAACGCCCATTTCGCCAGCGCGCACCCCAGCGCCTGGGTCTCTCGCGCCTGCAGGGTCTTGCCTGCCAGCACGGCGGAGAAACTGGCCCGCTTCTGACTGGCCGCAAAGAGCAGGGCGGCGACCAGCTGCGCCCGCTGCATGTCACGCCTGACGCGATGAATGGCGATGGCCAGGGATGGAATGGGGTCCAGGTCGTCATCCCCATGGGGCCGACGGGACGACACAGACGCCATCTGGATCAGTGCGGGACCGGCCTTAACCATAAATATCCACCCGCGTGTCGTTGGACGCCGCCATGGGCTGCGGCGCTTTCATGGTGCCGGGGTCTCGGATAAGGGCCGCGCCAATGGCCGCCGCCACCTGTTGCTGGTACGGGCCGCGCAGCCGGTCCGGCTCTGTCTTGCGAATGTCCTGCGCCAGGGACTGGGCGCATTCCGTCATGGCGGGCCAGCTCCGGCCTTTGCCGTTGATCATGACCACGGCGCTCGCCGCACCGACCGCCACCCGGGTCTGGGCCGTGTCCCGTTGGGAAAATTCAAGAAGGGCCTGGGCCAGCTTGGCGACGGGACAGGTCATGCGGCACGCCCCGCGCCGATCGATCTCGCTCGGGCCACGCGAACACTGTTTTCGTGTTCGATCCTTGACAGCGCGTCGATCAGCTTGTCGGCCGTCTCCTGGTCCAGCGTCAGAAAACCCGCTTTTATCTTGCTATATTTATGCTCAGCCAGCCCGGCGCGCGCACAAAGAGCCCGGTTTGTCACGCCAACACGGGACCGGGCCGCCTCGATCTCATCAAGAATTGCCATAAACTTTCCCAAAAGTTGCAAAAAAATTGCGTTGAGTTAAAACGCAAGTGATTTGCAATTCTGTTCAAGGGGGAATGTGGTGCTGAACGCAGAATTTTTTTCGCCCACAACTCCCATCATGGATTCACTGCGCGACAAACAGATGAGCCTCGTGACCGAGGCCATGCGGGCAACCCAACTCAAGCCCACGCCATTGGCGGAACGGGCTGGCATAAAGGCCAGCACGCTGACAAAATTCCTGCACGGCCAGACCGAAACACTGCGCCAGACAACCGTGAACAAGATCGCCAATTTCGCCAAGCTCGAAACGGTCAAGCCCGTCGGCGCGGACGAGCCAGAAGCCTCTCTATACGCGGGCGACCTGGGCTTTCTTCGTGAGGATGTAGAGGCGGGCACACAGTTTAAGATGCGCGTGAAGACCCGGGCGCTCAATCTTCTGGGGATAGAGCCGGACGATATTCTTGTCTTTGACAGGGCTCGCCGCGCTCGTAACGGCGATGTGGTTTGCGCGCAAAAATTCAGCCACGAATACGGATCAACCGAAACTTTGGTGCGCGTGCTGCGCGGAAACTTTCTTGTGACGCACACGACGGAAATGACCGATGATGTGCCGCTTTTTATTGATGACACCGGACTGAAAATCATGGGCACGCTCGCCCGACAGATCCGCGACCGGTCATTTTGAGCGCCGAGATGGAGGATGTGAACTTGCAGAATAATTGCCGAAAAATTGCAAAATGCTTTCGCAATTATTGCCTTTTTCTTTTCTCGCTGCCAAATAGCAATCCATGCACGGCTTTGCGGACATGGATGACGACGTGATTATCACCTCTCAGGAAGTGGCAGAGCGCTGCGCCTATGCCTCATGGGCCACCCTGAAACGCGCCATGGCCCAGCGCGGCTATGAGATGCCGCGCCCGATCCGCCGCGGGCATTTTCGCGGGGCGACCCTCAAATCATGGTTTCGCGCCATGCCGACCATGGGCGAAACGCCGCCCGGCAAACCGGCACCCCAATATGAACCGGCACGGGAGCGCATCTATGCCCGCCTGGTCTCGGGGGCGGCATGAGCAAGCGCACAAAGACCGATCGGGGCAATCATCTGCATTGGCGCATCGTGGGGCAGGGGGACCGGGCCCAGACCATAGGGCGCTGGATACCGTCGCCCGGCCTGCGGGACAAAGGCTTCAAATCCATCGACCTCTGGGGCCCACCGGGCCCCGCTTTGTTGCTGGCGGACTGGCAGGCGCGGGGCTTTGCCGTGCCGCCGGACACAACAGTCTGCCACAAGGGGCTGGCGCGCACGGCGCAGGCGCTTCCCATCGCAGCGGCGCGGCGTGTCGCCACAGAACTCACGGCCCTCGCCAAGACCCCGGCCCAGGCCGTGGTCACGGTCGCCCATCGGCCACCAGCTCGACCCCGCCGCCGCGATATCAATGCCCTCCTGGACGAATTTCTGGCCAATCGGGCAAAGGGCAAGGCATCCAAGGGGCCGGTTTCCAACAAGACGCTGCAGGACTATAACACCCATCTCAACGCGGTGCGATCGGCCTGCGGGGATGAGCTGCCCTTGGCGATCACCAAACAGCTGCTCGAGATGATGTATGAGCACTGGTTTGCTGCGCGCGGCCAGACAGCGGCTTACAAATCCGTCTGCACGTTCAAATCGGCATTGGCCTGGGCCTATGAGCGGGAAGGCTGGGAAGGGCGCGTGCCGCCCCCTGACGCGCTGTCCAAGATCGATATTTCCAAGCCCGCCGGTCGCATCCGCATCGCACTGCCGGCCGAAATTGACGCCCTGATGTGGGCCATGGAAGATCCGGGCGGTCTCTATGATCATTTGGGTACGCCTACCGGTGAGCGAATCCTGACCCCCAAATTTTCCATGGGCGACGCGCTCACGCTGATGCTGTGGACATGCGCCCGGGTCAATGACGCCCTGTCGCTGACCGACCAGGCCATCAACGCCAATGACGGCTTCATCCGCTACACCCAAGCCAAGACCAAAAAGCGGATCGTCATTCCGATCCTAGGCCCGCTGACCGACCGCATCCCGGTCATGCAGCGCGCACGCCGCGCGCGGCAAGGTGATCGCCACGATGAGCTGGTGATCAATGAGCATGATGGCCGACCCTATTGGCGGATCGAAGGCAAGGACCAGGTGCGCAAACACAAGCCCTTTAACGAGGAATGGAACGCGCGCCGGGCGCTGGCTGGGCAGCTCGTGCCGTCGCTGATCGG
This genomic stretch from Parvularcula sp. LCG005 harbors:
- a CDS encoding Bro-N domain-containing protein, translating into MSSLIVHLFEDDFPIRSLMRGGAPWFIARDVCRALHYTNTRDPIRRLDDDEKGVVKHDTPGGDQDMVIISEPGVYRLIAGSRTPAAKRFQRWLYHEVLPDIRRTGQYAGPPKAGDDVDIREKEWKLEAVRSAHRYFGKAAARALWLQLGLPSADSFCIATPPDPSGDGRAALSHILSVLSEEIRTAIEGDKAGLRRTGIAVKSCKCKASVHIAFNHPYLVRLYANTPFDDLRWSYALRRLPGAEASSTYFDDRRQRSTRLPLSLILDHLETP
- a CDS encoding toprim domain-containing protein, with translation MMERRQDTTEIREGLRQRAGELAERLYPGGRRDGVHYWPPTTSGTKLARGDRDSSICIDVAGATAGRWVDFGDRAAKGDLINLIAFAEFGCYPPDGAKEAFAWARQWLGLSDPERAAQYRKAAAARPAPAPAQTDDREVKARKAYGWWLNRGQPLPGTHGEDYLRGRGIRLDWLRRPPEAVRFSPALKAPDGQFYPGLLTAMSGPDGRIRAVHRTFLHPHEPRKATLPKAKMMWGDVQGTSIRLAKGDSSYSPEKAYAAGHREGRQVITEGIEDALSWAMFNRDDRVTAAGSISNLANAPLFACCDHYLVVADNDPQDSTSRADLERALDTLADRAGAKTVSVTRPLAQKDVNELLQDKVNG
- a CDS encoding helix-turn-helix transcriptional regulator codes for the protein MDSLRDKQMSLVTEAMRATQLKPTPLAERAGIKASTLTKFLHGQTETLRQTTVNKIANFAKLETVKPVGADEPEASLYAGDLGFLREDVEAGTQFKMRVKTRALNLLGIEPDDILVFDRARRARNGDVVCAQKFSHEYGSTETLVRVLRGNFLVTHTTEMTDDVPLFIDDTGLKIMGTLARQIRDRSF